A single Carnobacterium inhibens subsp. inhibens DSM 13024 DNA region contains:
- a CDS encoding alpha-glucoside-specific PTS transporter subunit IIBC: MMQKLQRFGGAMFTPVLLFAFSGIILAIAIMLQNTLIVGDIATAGTMWANFWSIVESGGWTVFNQMELLFVIGLPLGLAKKASGRAALESVVVYMTFNNFVGKILDLMGPTFGVDFTQEAGGDSGIKLIAGIKTLDTNLIGAILVAAIVVWLHNRFFETKLPDFLGIFQGSSLVVMIGFFLMLPLAFLTAWGWPIIQGLISSMQGFLASSGTLGVWLYVFLERLLIPTGMHHFIYQPFIYGPAVVEGGITAYWLNNLSEFASSTAPIKELFPAGGFGLHNVSKIFAPLGIAAAFYATADPAKKKKTLALLIPTALTAVLAGITEPFEFTFLFIAPQLFLIHAALAATLGATVYAFGVVGDVGSGLITMLTQFIIPMSINHLGTVLTLIGTGLAFSVIYFFVFRFAILKFDIKTPGRELEEDVKMYSKKDYRERQANGKTASAGGAYASSAAHYLEGLGGTANIADVNNCATRLRVSVKDENLVKEDSFFKAAGAHGVVRKGKAFQIIVGLDVPQVRDAFEDEMKRNEVLADTDSQTEPMV; this comes from the coding sequence ATGATGCAAAAATTACAGCGGTTTGGCGGTGCGATGTTTACTCCAGTTTTATTATTTGCTTTCTCAGGTATTATATTAGCTATTGCTATTATGCTTCAAAATACATTAATTGTTGGAGATATCGCAACTGCAGGTACCATGTGGGCGAACTTTTGGTCAATTGTTGAATCAGGCGGTTGGACTGTATTCAATCAGATGGAATTGCTATTTGTGATTGGTCTACCTCTTGGATTGGCTAAAAAAGCTAGTGGAAGAGCAGCTTTAGAATCTGTAGTTGTTTATATGACATTTAACAACTTTGTTGGAAAAATTCTTGATCTGATGGGTCCAACATTTGGTGTAGATTTCACTCAAGAAGCCGGCGGAGACAGCGGGATAAAATTGATTGCTGGAATTAAAACATTGGATACCAATTTAATTGGTGCTATCTTAGTTGCTGCAATTGTTGTTTGGTTGCATAACCGTTTCTTTGAAACTAAACTACCAGATTTCTTAGGTATTTTCCAAGGATCTTCATTAGTTGTTATGATAGGATTTTTCCTTATGCTTCCTTTAGCCTTTTTAACAGCTTGGGGTTGGCCTATCATCCAAGGTTTAATTAGTTCAATGCAAGGTTTCTTAGCTTCATCAGGAACTCTAGGTGTATGGTTATACGTATTCTTGGAAAGACTGTTGATACCGACTGGGATGCATCATTTCATTTATCAACCATTCATTTATGGACCAGCAGTTGTAGAAGGCGGAATTACAGCATATTGGTTGAATAACTTAAGTGAATTTGCTTCATCAACAGCTCCGATTAAGGAATTATTCCCAGCTGGTGGATTCGGATTGCACAATGTTTCAAAAATCTTTGCTCCTCTTGGAATAGCAGCAGCATTTTACGCAACAGCAGATCCGGCTAAAAAGAAAAAAACATTGGCTTTATTGATTCCAACAGCTTTAACTGCCGTTCTTGCGGGTATTACGGAGCCGTTTGAATTTACATTCTTATTTATTGCACCGCAATTGTTCTTAATACATGCAGCTTTAGCAGCCACTTTAGGAGCAACTGTTTATGCATTTGGTGTTGTAGGTGATGTAGGTAGTGGGTTAATTACGATGTTGACACAATTTATTATACCAATGTCGATTAATCATCTCGGAACAGTATTAACGTTGATTGGAACAGGTTTAGCGTTCAGTGTCATTTACTTCTTTGTATTCCGTTTTGCTATTTTAAAATTTGATATCAAAACGCCAGGTAGAGAACTAGAAGAAGACGTTAAAATGTATTCTAAAAAAGACTACCGTGAAAGACAAGCAAATGGAAAAACAGCTTCAGCAGGCGGAGCCTATGCAAGCAGTGCAGCTCATTATTTAGAAGGACTTGGCGGTACAGCCAATATAGCCGATGTGAATAATTGTGCTACAAGATTAAGAGTATCCGTAAAAGACGAAAACCTTGTCAAAGAGGATAGTTTCTTTAAAGCAGCAGGTGCTCATGGAGTCGTTCGTAAAGGAAAAGCATTCCAAATTATCGTTGGACTGGATGTCCCTCAAGTAAGAGATGCTTTTGAAGATGAAATGAAAAGGAATGAAGTTTTAGCAGATACTGATAGTCAAACAGAACCAATGGTTTAA
- a CDS encoding YdhK family protein: protein MKNRKIYLMVATLATTLTLAACGTGNEETDTASSESSSSTSMNMDDSSMMMSSDSSMMSSESGMDMESMMHDDSGELPDGLKKAENPKYEVGSTAIIQADHMEGMKGAEATIVGAFDTTVYEVSYQPTTGAERVENHKWVTQEEIEEAGESVIANGTEVTLEADHMEGMDDAPATIEASKTTTIYMIDYEPTTGGDTVKNHKWVTEDELSEE, encoded by the coding sequence ATGAAGAATAGAAAAATTTATTTAATGGTGGCAACTTTAGCTACAACTTTAACCTTAGCAGCATGTGGAACAGGAAATGAAGAAACTGATACAGCTTCTTCAGAATCAAGCAGTTCAACAAGCATGAACATGGATGACTCAAGTATGATGATGAGTTCTGATTCTAGTATGATGAGTTCCGAATCTGGCATGGATATGGAGAGTATGATGCATGACGATTCTGGTGAGTTACCAGATGGTCTTAAAAAAGCTGAAAACCCAAAATATGAAGTAGGGAGTACAGCCATTATTCAAGCCGATCACATGGAAGGAATGAAAGGTGCTGAAGCGACGATTGTAGGAGCTTTTGACACAACTGTTTATGAAGTTTCCTATCAACCAACGACTGGCGCAGAAAGAGTTGAAAATCATAAATGGGTCACTCAAGAAGAAATTGAAGAGGCAGGAGAGTCAGTTATTGCAAATGGTACTGAAGTAACTTTAGAAGCTGATCACATGGAAGGAATGGACGATGCGCCAGCAACTATTGAAGCTTCAAAAACAACAACGATTTATATGATTGATTACGAACCCACAACGGGCGGTGATACAGTTAAAAATCACAAATGGGTAACAGAAGATGAACTTTCTGAAGAATAA
- a CDS encoding phosphate/phosphite/phosphonate ABC transporter substrate-binding protein: protein MHKKFGKYIGVALLAGLLVGCGNEAASSETAASNTDGTIKLDTLSVGFVPSRDPEEIVTATEPLKDLLIDEMANQGYDIGEVDITVGTNYEAVGESLSAGTLDVGFIPGGTYVLYDDGAEVILTSTRAGLSIDSDIPADWNENAPTEPTDEQVTSYRSLIIAGPSEKGQELAAKINNGEELTFEDMNSASWSVMSSSSSAGYIYPTLWLNENFGKSITDLDKVVQADSYGSSFARLASEQVDLLVTFADGRRDYEDTWTSEYGRTENIWDETAVVGVTPGIYNDTISVSKNSEKMDEELKAALQEAFINISETEEGKEVISVYSHEGYQVTEDADYDDERAAQKIVQDLGIQ from the coding sequence ATGCACAAGAAGTTTGGTAAGTACATAGGAGTAGCTTTACTAGCGGGACTATTGGTTGGATGTGGAAATGAAGCTGCCAGCAGCGAAACGGCAGCTTCAAATACAGATGGAACAATTAAACTCGATACACTTTCAGTTGGCTTTGTTCCTTCACGAGATCCTGAAGAAATCGTTACTGCAACAGAACCATTAAAAGATTTGTTGATTGACGAAATGGCCAATCAAGGTTATGACATCGGAGAAGTTGACATCACAGTTGGAACCAACTATGAAGCTGTTGGAGAATCTCTTTCAGCTGGGACGTTAGATGTTGGATTTATACCAGGCGGAACTTATGTATTATACGATGACGGTGCTGAGGTAATTTTAACTTCTACTAGAGCTGGATTAAGCATTGACTCTGATATTCCAGCTGATTGGAATGAAAATGCTCCTACTGAACCAACGGATGAGCAAGTAACCTCTTACCGTTCATTGATTATCGCAGGCCCTTCTGAAAAAGGACAAGAGTTAGCTGCTAAAATCAATAATGGCGAGGAATTAACTTTTGAAGATATGAACAGTGCTTCTTGGAGTGTAATGTCTTCTTCTTCTTCAGCAGGTTATATTTACCCAACATTATGGTTAAATGAAAATTTTGGAAAATCAATTACAGACTTAGACAAAGTAGTTCAAGCTGATTCATACGGAAGTTCATTTGCACGTCTTGCTTCTGAACAAGTTGACCTTTTGGTTACCTTTGCTGATGGCAGAAGAGATTATGAAGATACATGGACTTCAGAATACGGAAGAACAGAAAATATTTGGGACGAAACAGCCGTAGTCGGCGTTACTCCTGGCATTTACAATGACACGATAAGTGTCAGCAAAAACTCTGAGAAAATGGATGAAGAGTTAAAAGCTGCTTTACAAGAAGCCTTTATCAACATCTCTGAAACCGAAGAAGGAAAAGAAGTGATCTCCGTTTATAGTCACGAAGGTTACCAAGTAACGGAAGATGCCGATTACGATGATGAAAGAGCCGCTCAAAAAATCGTACAAGATCTAGGGATTCAATAA
- the phnC gene encoding phosphonate ABC transporter ATP-binding protein: MIEFIDVNKTYPNGVTALSNVNLKIEQGEFVAIIGLSGAGKSTLIRCVNRMHDINSGKLIVNNIDVSALKGKEIRQYRRRVGMIFQSFNLVTRTTVLNNVLMSSVPELPYWRKVLGIFPKETKITALTALDKVGILDKAYMRVDQLSGGQQQRVALARTLAQSPEIILADEPVASLDPVTAKQVMDDFKKINKDTNMSILLNIHHVELALEYADRVIGIRQGQVVYDGKASEVTQPILDVIYGDVQAQDELNINPTLQPQS; this comes from the coding sequence GTGATAGAATTTATTGATGTAAATAAAACGTACCCAAATGGAGTAACTGCATTGAGCAATGTAAACTTAAAAATTGAACAAGGAGAGTTTGTAGCGATTATTGGTTTATCCGGTGCCGGAAAATCGACTCTTATTCGTTGCGTCAATCGTATGCATGACATCAATAGCGGTAAATTGATCGTCAACAATATCGATGTCAGTGCCTTAAAAGGAAAAGAAATCCGACAATACCGCAGAAGAGTTGGAATGATTTTTCAATCATTTAATTTAGTGACAAGAACAACAGTTTTAAACAATGTATTGATGTCATCTGTTCCTGAATTGCCCTATTGGAGAAAAGTATTGGGTATTTTTCCTAAAGAAACTAAAATCACTGCTTTGACCGCTTTAGATAAAGTCGGTATTTTAGACAAAGCGTATATGCGTGTCGATCAACTTTCTGGCGGTCAACAGCAACGGGTAGCTTTAGCGCGTACACTTGCTCAGTCACCAGAAATTATTTTAGCAGATGAACCTGTTGCATCATTAGACCCCGTGACCGCTAAACAAGTAATGGATGATTTTAAAAAAATAAATAAAGATACGAACATGTCGATTCTTTTAAATATCCATCATGTTGAACTGGCTTTGGAATACGCTGATCGAGTAATTGGTATTCGACAAGGACAAGTGGTTTATGATGGCAAAGCAAGTGAAGTTACTCAGCCTATTTTAGATGTCATTTATGGAGATGTCCAAGCTCAAGATGAGTTAAACATAAATCCAACTTTACAACCACAATCTTAG
- the phnE gene encoding phosphonate ABC transporter, permease protein PhnE has translation MTIYDKLFPPKKIMLANNKVVEEKRTKTPVILILIIIGFVISVNVTGFSFSVLLNRWQEFFVILNDMIPPNIDYLPNIWKPLLDTIKMSLVGSLLGSLVAVVFALLASSNIIKSKFTAGIFKFILSVLRTLPTLVTALIATFVFGLGTLAGTIAIFLFTLSYIGKLLYEQIENIDMGSFEALESMGLTRLQSFRYAIVPEILPTYLSTSLFCFEGNVRYASILGYVGAGGLGLLLNERLGWRDYSSVGMILVILAITVFIIERTSEHFRKKLQ, from the coding sequence ATGACGATTTATGATAAATTATTTCCACCTAAAAAAATTATGCTGGCTAACAATAAAGTCGTTGAAGAAAAAAGAACTAAAACACCTGTTATCCTTATTTTGATCATAATCGGTTTTGTTATTTCGGTAAATGTGACTGGTTTTAGCTTTAGTGTTCTTTTAAATCGCTGGCAAGAATTTTTTGTTATTCTAAATGACATGATCCCGCCTAACATCGATTACTTACCTAATATATGGAAACCATTATTAGATACGATCAAAATGTCTTTAGTGGGTTCATTACTTGGTTCGCTAGTTGCTGTTGTTTTTGCTTTGCTGGCTTCCTCAAATATTATCAAAAGCAAATTTACAGCTGGTATTTTCAAATTTATTTTGAGTGTTTTGAGAACGTTGCCTACTCTAGTAACAGCTTTGATTGCTACCTTTGTTTTTGGGTTAGGTACCCTGGCTGGAACGATTGCAATTTTCTTATTCACTTTATCGTATATTGGAAAACTATTGTACGAACAAATTGAAAATATCGATATGGGTTCTTTTGAAGCACTAGAATCTATGGGCCTAACTAGGCTTCAGTCTTTTCGCTACGCTATCGTTCCGGAAATTTTGCCAACTTATCTTTCAACTTCTTTATTTTGTTTCGAGGGAAATGTTCGCTATGCTTCCATACTAGGCTATGTTGGAGCCGGCGGACTTGGCTTGCTTTTAAATGAAAGACTTGGATGGCGTGATTATTCCAGCGTAGGCATGATTTTAGTGATTTTAGCTATTACTGTCTTTATTATTGAACGAACTAGTGAACATTTTAGAAAGAAATTACAATAA
- the phnE gene encoding phosphonate ABC transporter, permease protein PhnE: MSEMIENQFEKEPKKGFYLMSIATILLAAFIWSVSSIEVQSLNESGLTIASNIFKGLMNPDLELLFGLTTSGVLYLLFETICIAFLGTIFGAILAIPIAFLMAPSVVPAPVAYVVRLVVIVIRTVPALVYGLMFIRITGPGPFAGVLTMSITSIGMVSKLYVDIIEDLDTSILESLTSMGCTTFEKIRFGIIPQLFSNFLSITIYRFDMNLRDATILGLVGAGGIGAPLIFAMNSYRWNEVGSILIGLIVLILLVEFFSNKMRARLIKG, from the coding sequence ATGTCTGAAATGATTGAAAATCAATTTGAAAAGGAACCTAAAAAAGGCTTCTACTTAATGAGTATAGCCACTATCTTACTGGCAGCTTTTATTTGGTCCGTTTCTTCTATTGAAGTACAAAGTTTGAATGAGAGTGGCTTAACCATTGCATCAAATATTTTTAAAGGTCTTATGAATCCAGATCTTGAATTATTATTCGGCTTAACCACTAGCGGTGTCCTTTATTTATTATTTGAAACTATTTGTATTGCTTTTTTAGGCACTATTTTCGGGGCAATTCTAGCTATCCCGATTGCCTTTCTTATGGCTCCAAGCGTAGTACCAGCACCAGTTGCTTATGTTGTTCGTTTAGTTGTCATTGTTATTCGTACTGTTCCAGCTTTAGTCTATGGGCTGATGTTTATCCGCATTACTGGCCCAGGCCCATTTGCTGGTGTATTGACGATGTCTATTACTTCTATCGGTATGGTTTCAAAACTATATGTAGATATCATCGAAGATTTAGATACTAGCATTTTAGAATCGTTGACGTCAATGGGATGTACGACCTTTGAAAAAATCCGATTCGGGATCATTCCTCAGCTCTTTTCTAATTTCTTATCCATTACCATTTATCGTTTTGATATGAACTTACGTGATGCTACAATATTAGGGTTGGTTGGAGCTGGAGGAATTGGCGCACCTTTGATCTTTGCGATGAATTCTTATCGTTGGAATGAAGTAGGTTCCATCCTCATTGGCTTGATTGTACTTATTCTGCTAGTTGAGTTCTTCTCAAATAAAATGAGAGCTAGACTTATTAAGGGTTGA
- a CDS encoding bifunctional metallophosphatase/5'-nucleotidase has product MKLTILSTSDIHGYIYPTDYKKRKQDLPFGLLKISSLINEIKAAETDPVLVIDNGDFLQGSPLTYYTAKQKQQPLIYTSLLNQIGFDAGIIGNHEFNYGKEYLDESVEALDYPVLCANILNDQGQPAFGKAYELFAFDDLTVAVLGLTTQYIPKWEQPESINGLTFQSATACAKEYVPKLRELADVVIVSYHGGFEKDLTTGEPTEALTGENEGYELLNKVSGIDVLLTGHQHREIATVDSSVAITQPGDKGHKLGKVCLTVEKQDGKSVILSKKAELLSVNETKANPTIEGTFNTFQEEIEDWLDQNIGTIDGNMWIGDPFQVRLAGHPYIDFIHKVQMEATGTTISGTALFTNDSKGFGPTVTMRDIVTNYIYPNTLAVVRVTGSDLRQALEKSASYFSLSPSGQYEVSSDFMYPKAQQYNYDMYAGIDYIIDVSFPVGKRISQLTYSGKPIQENDELEVVINQYRAVGGGNYDMFSADKIIREITVDMTELIADYFKKHDRITPDTFNNFQVIQSKKELHVN; this is encoded by the coding sequence GTGAAATTAACCATATTATCCACAAGTGATATTCATGGGTATATTTACCCCACAGATTACAAAAAAAGAAAGCAAGACTTGCCTTTTGGTTTATTAAAAATTAGTTCACTGATCAACGAAATCAAAGCCGCAGAAACGGACCCCGTTCTTGTGATCGATAATGGCGACTTTTTGCAAGGCTCCCCTTTGACTTACTACACAGCCAAACAAAAACAACAACCATTGATTTATACTTCTCTCCTAAACCAGATTGGATTCGATGCAGGTATCATAGGCAATCATGAATTCAACTATGGAAAAGAGTATTTGGACGAATCAGTTGAGGCACTTGATTATCCTGTTTTATGCGCCAATATCTTAAATGACCAAGGACAGCCTGCATTTGGAAAAGCCTATGAGTTGTTCGCATTTGATGACCTAACTGTAGCCGTACTCGGTCTAACTACCCAATACATTCCAAAATGGGAACAACCTGAGTCTATCAATGGTTTAACGTTTCAATCCGCCACAGCATGTGCAAAAGAATATGTACCTAAATTGCGGGAACTGGCTGATGTTGTCATCGTAAGTTACCACGGAGGTTTTGAAAAAGACTTAACTACCGGTGAACCGACTGAAGCTTTAACTGGTGAAAACGAAGGATACGAACTTTTGAATAAGGTTTCAGGTATAGACGTCTTACTAACAGGACACCAACACCGAGAAATCGCAACAGTCGATTCTTCTGTTGCTATTACTCAACCTGGAGACAAAGGTCATAAACTAGGAAAAGTCTGTCTGACGGTAGAAAAACAAGACGGAAAATCTGTTATTCTTTCGAAAAAAGCTGAACTTCTTTCCGTTAATGAGACTAAGGCTAACCCCACTATAGAAGGAACATTCAATACCTTTCAAGAAGAAATTGAAGATTGGTTAGACCAAAATATTGGAACGATTGATGGGAATATGTGGATTGGGGACCCTTTTCAAGTTCGTTTAGCTGGACATCCTTATATTGATTTCATTCATAAAGTTCAAATGGAGGCCACTGGAACAACGATTTCTGGAACTGCCCTTTTTACAAATGACAGCAAAGGTTTTGGACCGACTGTAACCATGCGTGATATCGTCACTAATTATATTTACCCTAATACTCTTGCAGTCGTACGAGTAACTGGATCTGATTTGCGACAAGCTCTAGAAAAATCAGCCAGTTACTTTAGCTTATCGCCAAGTGGGCAATATGAAGTCAGTTCAGATTTTATGTATCCGAAAGCTCAGCAATACAATTACGATATGTATGCTGGAATCGATTATATCATCGACGTTTCGTTTCCAGTCGGCAAACGAATTAGCCAACTCACTTACAGTGGCAAGCCCATTCAAGAGAATGATGAGTTAGAGGTCGTCATAAACCAATATCGGGCAGTCGGCGGCGGAAATTACGATATGTTTAGCGCTGATAAAATCATACGTGAAATAACAGTTGATATGACTGAACTAATTGCAGATTACTTTAAAAAACACGATAGGATCACTCCAGATACGTTTAATAATTTCCAAGTCATACAATCAAAAAAAGAACTGCATGTCAATTAA
- a CDS encoding Dps family protein, with the protein MSEEHGHHNPTSAAMTNHIIANQGILQIKLHQYHWYVKGPNFFTLHEKFEELYTENTQYYDKIAERLIASGEKPFSTAEQYIQYSFVQEAASGKYLSAEEMVENLVDDYRTTRDVAGRAIMLAQNENDTVLEDLLIDYKGYLDKTIWMLQAFLGKKALEGEEDD; encoded by the coding sequence ATGTCAGAAGAACATGGCCATCACAATCCAACTTCAGCAGCAATGACGAATCATATCATTGCCAACCAAGGTATACTACAAATCAAGCTACATCAATATCATTGGTATGTAAAAGGACCAAACTTCTTTACCTTGCATGAAAAATTTGAAGAATTATACACTGAAAATACTCAGTATTATGATAAAATTGCTGAACGTTTAATTGCATCAGGAGAAAAACCATTTTCAACAGCAGAACAATACATTCAATATTCATTTGTACAAGAAGCTGCTTCAGGAAAATACTTGTCCGCAGAAGAAATGGTGGAAAACTTAGTTGATGACTATCGTACAACCCGTGATGTCGCCGGACGTGCCATCATGTTGGCACAAAATGAAAATGATACTGTATTGGAAGATCTGTTAATTGACTACAAAGGCTATTTAGATAAAACAATTTGGATGCTGCAAGCTTTTCTTGGCAAAAAGGCTCTTGAAGGCGAAGAGGATGACTAG
- a CDS encoding heavy metal translocating P-type ATPase, translated as MIAHINKHKNHITLVSGILIASGFIIGFMGNINFKDSALIIATLVASVPIFIKAIQALRMKAFSIDLLVSIAVIGALYIGEYTESSIVTFLFLFGDYLEMRTLEKTRSSLRELVDMAPQEASILRIDGKIETIPVEDVEEGDRVVIHPGGKIPVDGKIVSGKASINEAAITGESVPVSKSMNDKVFSGTIIDTGYLEIIAERVGDDTTFAKIIELVEEAQESKSKAEKFLDKFANIYTPAVVVLSILVYVITSDLHLAITFLVIACPGALVIGAPVSNVAGIGNGAKNGVLIKGGEIMDKFSKVDTLVFDKTGTLTKGKPEVTDIHTFNNTNAKKLLELVAKAETISEHHLGQTIVKEAQSRGLDFSAMEIKDGEAIKGNGIKAVVNNQHIIAGNRKLMKAENVTIPTSVETYAVKREKAGNSAVFIALEGQLAGIVSIADQIRDDAEIALAQMRENGIKKIVMLTGDNKHTAEAVAKVLGLDEFHAELLPENKVEYVKQLKESGHIVAMAGDGINDAPAIATADIGLAMGEGGTDISMETADVVLMADKLMQFSHAYSLAKATTRNMKQNIFIAVGVVAILLTGVLMGSVHLASGMFIHEASVLVVILNAMRLIHFNRKKMQAAKEMSTVPVHV; from the coding sequence ATGATTGCCCATATAAATAAGCACAAAAACCACATTACTTTAGTTTCAGGTATTCTAATCGCTTCTGGGTTTATTATTGGATTCATGGGAAACATCAATTTTAAAGATAGTGCTTTAATTATAGCTACCCTTGTTGCTAGTGTTCCTATCTTCATCAAAGCCATTCAAGCACTGCGCATGAAAGCTTTTAGCATTGACTTACTTGTAAGCATTGCCGTTATAGGAGCATTATATATTGGAGAATATACAGAATCTTCTATTGTAACTTTTTTGTTCTTGTTTGGAGATTATTTAGAAATGAGAACTTTGGAGAAAACCCGTTCTTCATTAAGAGAACTAGTTGATATGGCTCCTCAAGAAGCATCTATTCTGCGTATAGACGGCAAAATAGAAACGATTCCCGTTGAAGATGTTGAAGAAGGTGATCGTGTCGTTATTCATCCAGGAGGAAAAATTCCTGTTGACGGTAAAATCGTATCTGGCAAAGCTTCAATCAATGAAGCCGCAATCACGGGAGAATCTGTACCAGTTTCAAAATCAATGAATGATAAAGTTTTTAGTGGAACCATTATAGATACTGGCTACCTCGAAATAATTGCTGAAAGAGTTGGGGATGATACAACATTTGCTAAAATCATTGAACTCGTGGAAGAAGCGCAAGAATCAAAATCCAAAGCAGAAAAATTTTTAGATAAATTTGCCAATATTTACACACCGGCAGTTGTGGTGTTATCCATACTTGTTTATGTCATTACGAGTGATTTGCATTTGGCTATCACTTTCTTGGTGATTGCTTGTCCGGGTGCTTTAGTTATTGGAGCTCCAGTGTCAAATGTTGCGGGTATCGGAAATGGTGCAAAAAACGGTGTATTGATCAAAGGCGGAGAAATTATGGATAAATTCTCTAAAGTAGATACGCTGGTATTTGATAAAACCGGTACATTAACCAAAGGGAAACCGGAAGTAACCGATATTCATACATTCAATAACACTAATGCCAAAAAATTATTAGAATTGGTTGCTAAAGCCGAAACGATTTCAGAACATCACTTAGGACAAACAATCGTGAAAGAAGCTCAATCTCGCGGCTTAGACTTTTCGGCTATGGAAATTAAAGACGGTGAAGCGATTAAAGGAAATGGAATTAAAGCTGTTGTAAATAACCAGCACATTATAGCTGGGAACCGTAAATTAATGAAAGCAGAAAATGTTACTATTCCAACAAGTGTTGAAACGTACGCAGTCAAACGTGAAAAAGCCGGCAATTCAGCTGTCTTTATTGCACTAGAAGGACAACTAGCAGGAATTGTCTCCATTGCCGATCAAATTCGTGACGATGCAGAAATAGCTTTAGCTCAAATGAGAGAAAATGGTATTAAAAAAATCGTTATGTTAACAGGTGACAACAAACACACTGCAGAAGCGGTTGCCAAAGTATTAGGATTAGACGAATTTCATGCTGAATTGTTGCCGGAAAATAAAGTAGAATATGTGAAACAACTGAAAGAATCTGGCCATATTGTTGCTATGGCAGGAGATGGAATCAACGACGCTCCGGCAATCGCTACTGCCGATATTGGATTAGCAATGGGTGAAGGCGGAACAGATATTTCTATGGAGACCGCAGATGTGGTTTTAATGGCAGACAAATTGATGCAATTCTCGCATGCTTATTCATTAGCTAAAGCAACAACTCGTAATATGAAACAAAACATTTTTATTGCTGTGGGAGTTGTAGCTATTCTACTAACCGGTGTTTTAATGGGAAGTGTTCATCTAGCATCCGGAATGTTTATCCATGAAGCAAGTGTACTGGTGGTTATTTTAAATGCAATGCGTTTGATCCACTTTAACCGTAAAAAGATGCAAGCAGCCAAGGAAATGAGCACAGTTCCTGTCCATGTTTAA